A single region of the Terriglobales bacterium genome encodes:
- a CDS encoding STAS domain-containing protein: protein MEIDVRKKEEVQVIHLHGDLKIGDPVDSFRQTVEELFGQGDSRIVVDVGDVPMIDSSGIGALVRLLTIAKQRGGALKLVNPSKLAVQTLKIVGLLNLFEIYEDEGQAVSSFN, encoded by the coding sequence TTGGAGATCGACGTACGAAAGAAAGAAGAAGTCCAGGTCATCCATCTCCACGGCGATTTGAAGATCGGCGACCCCGTCGACTCCTTCCGCCAGACCGTTGAAGAGCTTTTCGGCCAGGGCGACAGCCGCATCGTGGTCGATGTCGGCGACGTCCCCATGATCGACTCCAGCGGCATCGGAGCGCTGGTGCGGCTTCTGACGATCGCTAAGCAGCGCGGCGGCGCACTCAAGCTCGTCAATCCCTCGAAACTTGCCGTCCAGACCCTGAAGATCGTTGGCCTGCTGAACCTGTTCGAGATCTACGAAGATGAAGGCCAAGCGGTCTCGTCGTTCAACTAG
- a CDS encoding HAD family hydrolase, translating to MPRPRISTVIFDLDDTLYDCFRQRVQSAHRHAAGVMAEHGVNGTPEQIFRERMKAFQTDPQLHHIDIAVIRKLGVKEWANPALIEMRSRAAYFSTPVGKLTLFPASLRVLRTFAKRGVRNFIVSFGDPETQHAKVRSLGLDTEASVRKVFYADTGKLLTKEAIFRVIQQHEEPDPSKILVVGDRPSSEIKAGKALGFHTVRLRHGEFSSLDPAGPEEESDRTIHSIGDVLRLPYRFGK from the coding sequence GTGCCGCGCCCGCGCATCTCCACGGTCATCTTCGACCTCGACGACACACTCTACGACTGCTTTCGCCAGCGCGTGCAGTCGGCTCATCGCCACGCCGCTGGGGTGATGGCCGAGCATGGCGTCAACGGGACGCCGGAGCAGATATTCCGGGAGCGAATGAAGGCGTTCCAGACGGATCCGCAGCTCCATCACATCGATATCGCCGTGATTCGAAAACTGGGCGTGAAGGAATGGGCGAATCCTGCGTTGATCGAGATGCGCTCGCGCGCGGCGTACTTCTCCACCCCGGTCGGGAAGCTCACGCTGTTTCCCGCCAGCCTGCGCGTCTTGCGAACGTTCGCCAAGCGAGGCGTGCGCAACTTCATCGTCAGCTTCGGAGATCCCGAAACGCAGCACGCGAAGGTGCGCTCGCTGGGGCTGGACACTGAAGCTTCGGTGAGGAAGGTCTTCTACGCCGACACCGGCAAGCTTCTGACCAAGGAAGCCATCTTCAGGGTCATCCAGCAGCACGAGGAGCCGGACCCAAGCAAGATCCTGGTCGTGGGCGATCGGCCGTCGAGTGAGATCAAGGCAGGGAAGGCGCTTGGCTTCCACACGGTGCGGCTGCGCCACGGAGAGTTCTCGTCGCTCGACCCGGCCGGACCGGAAGAGGAGTCGGACCGGACGATCCATTCGATCGGCGACGTATTGCGCCTGCCGTACCGCTTCGGCAAATGA